One Bdellovibrio bacteriovorus str. Tiberius DNA segment encodes these proteins:
- a CDS encoding TIGR02147 family protein, which translates to MSKADTGCVNKSGFYLAINAKTLLAMELTRLKSKRIQARSFKQLLQDELVARCRTNPNYSLRSFARSLQVEPSALSQMINGKRPITEKMKMRLGMALGLSTDQLRQLPTTPEAASENSHAKAKFQQLTLDTFAVISDWYHYAILELTYVDDFKSDSAWISQRLGITKSEVNIAVERLMRLGLLKKNTKGKWIDASENGELTHLSPTETSDAARKYQIQLLELSQKAVQEVPLNRRNHTSATLCFDPEDLAPAIERIADFRRAFARDFQPRKAKEVYQLQVSFFPMTKQKDNV; encoded by the coding sequence GTGTCAAAAGCTGACACGGGTTGTGTCAATAAATCTGGCTTTTACCTTGCCATCAATGCTAAGACCTTGCTCGCCATGGAACTGACCCGACTTAAAAGCAAAAGAATCCAAGCCCGCAGCTTTAAACAGCTCTTACAAGATGAGCTGGTGGCCCGCTGCCGGACCAATCCCAACTATTCGCTTCGATCTTTCGCGCGTTCGCTGCAAGTAGAACCTTCCGCCCTTTCCCAGATGATCAATGGCAAGCGCCCGATCACCGAAAAAATGAAAATGCGTCTGGGAATGGCGCTGGGTCTTTCGACGGATCAGCTGCGCCAGCTGCCAACAACGCCCGAGGCGGCTTCGGAAAATAGCCATGCCAAAGCTAAATTCCAGCAACTGACCCTGGACACCTTTGCTGTCATTTCGGACTGGTACCACTATGCAATTCTGGAACTGACTTATGTGGATGATTTCAAATCTGACAGTGCCTGGATCAGTCAGCGTTTGGGAATTACCAAGTCTGAAGTGAATATTGCCGTCGAACGCCTGATGCGCCTGGGACTTTTAAAGAAGAATACCAAAGGCAAGTGGATCGATGCCTCTGAAAATGGCGAACTGACCCATCTGAGCCCGACCGAAACCTCGGATGCCGCCAGAAAATATCAGATCCAACTGCTGGAGCTGTCCCAAAAAGCCGTGCAGGAAGTGCCACTGAACCGACGCAATCACACTTCGGCCACTTTGTGTTTTGATCCCGAGGATCTGGCCCCGGCGATTGAGCGCATTGCCGATTTTCGCCGCGCCTTTGCGCGGGACTTTCAACCGCGCAAGGCCAAAGAAGTTTATCAACTGCAAGTCAGCTTTTTCCCAATGACCAAACAAAAGGACAATGTATGA
- a CDS encoding DUF1588 domain-containing protein — MDVKAAYRLGAFLVVTLPMMVAFQNCSALDMGPAELRTGTPVVTEEVQQGQKLYVENCASCHGSVKSTAKRSRTAEQISIAIKTESQMRMISLSQGELELIAKALSPDAYNPPPVVNEDNRQEFACTPGQLQNTPMVRLTNREYKTALFALLDDFAPTLKSDTTLVSKIGAIPTDVATENRDTLKEQSLLMTAPISNALFESAFRASELVVGATTGLRNYPNTNQCLNAGSITQSCHQLFVKELGSRAFRRPLSTTEANEVAARFWDASLTKSELLQVTFTGVATMPDFLYKIYDRGSAVVGSTTVLSLSAHELATKMAFFLTGSPPDNTLKGLADNGQILDDTVLGQQIDRLMATPGAKDMIRRLFRESYGYDVFDRLQYDSGFIGGVNTSGLGEVMASELDGYFEEVVLNRSGTFLDIMTSRFTNATDGRMGVIYNVNAVTDTLAEDRSGFLSRAAMLTKRSGFTASPIKRGLSIVEHVLCQDIGLPPPSAPTSLPVLTEDMITTRYRTAHSTEASGTTCVGCHSRFNTLGYAFEGFDSFGRSRTSETIYKNNQAIGSLPVDTSYSTKEITGKSVSGSGARQMSEQLGVSDRAMMCFTKHLKRFEARVPADANANCQMNRSLTTLYGKDGTQGSIKGAIKSLVLSPEFRRWKY; from the coding sequence ATGGACGTTAAAGCTGCTTACAGACTTGGAGCCTTTTTGGTCGTCACGCTGCCGATGATGGTGGCCTTTCAGAACTGTAGCGCCTTGGACATGGGGCCTGCCGAGTTAAGAACGGGTACACCTGTTGTCACGGAAGAAGTGCAGCAGGGGCAAAAGCTGTATGTTGAAAACTGCGCCAGCTGCCATGGTTCGGTGAAGTCGACAGCAAAGCGTTCACGCACGGCCGAACAGATCTCTATCGCCATTAAAACAGAATCCCAGATGCGTATGATTTCTTTAAGTCAGGGCGAGCTGGAGTTGATTGCCAAAGCCCTGTCCCCTGATGCCTACAATCCACCACCAGTGGTGAATGAAGACAATCGTCAGGAATTTGCCTGCACACCAGGACAGTTGCAAAATACCCCGATGGTCAGGCTGACCAACCGTGAATACAAAACAGCTTTGTTTGCTTTGTTGGATGATTTTGCGCCCACTTTAAAAAGTGATACCACATTGGTTTCAAAGATCGGCGCCATTCCAACGGATGTTGCCACGGAAAACCGTGACACATTGAAAGAGCAGTCTTTGTTGATGACTGCGCCTATTTCCAACGCCTTGTTTGAATCAGCCTTCCGTGCATCAGAACTGGTGGTCGGGGCAACGACGGGTTTACGAAACTATCCGAACACCAATCAGTGTCTGAATGCGGGCAGCATCACCCAGTCCTGTCATCAGTTGTTTGTGAAAGAGCTGGGCAGCCGTGCTTTCCGCCGTCCTCTAAGCACAACCGAAGCCAACGAAGTGGCGGCCCGTTTCTGGGATGCCTCTTTGACCAAGTCAGAACTGTTGCAGGTGACCTTCACCGGTGTTGCGACCATGCCGGACTTCCTTTACAAAATCTATGACCGCGGCAGCGCCGTTGTTGGCAGCACCACAGTGCTGAGTCTTTCTGCGCATGAGCTGGCGACGAAGATGGCCTTCTTCCTGACGGGGTCTCCGCCGGACAACACATTGAAAGGTCTGGCTGACAACGGGCAGATCCTGGATGACACGGTTCTTGGTCAGCAGATCGATCGACTGATGGCGACTCCGGGCGCGAAAGACATGATCCGCCGTTTGTTCCGTGAATCTTACGGTTACGATGTCTTTGATCGTTTGCAGTACGATTCTGGCTTTATCGGCGGTGTCAATACCAGTGGCCTTGGCGAAGTGATGGCCTCAGAGCTTGACGGATACTTTGAAGAAGTTGTGCTGAATCGCTCGGGGACTTTCCTGGATATCATGACTTCCAGATTCACCAACGCCACGGACGGGCGCATGGGTGTGATTTACAACGTCAATGCCGTGACTGACACACTGGCTGAAGACCGATCCGGATTCCTGAGTCGCGCAGCGATGTTGACCAAACGATCCGGCTTCACGGCGTCACCGATCAAGCGTGGTTTGAGCATTGTTGAACACGTGCTTTGTCAGGATATTGGTCTGCCGCCACCAAGTGCTCCGACCTCATTGCCTGTTCTGACTGAAGACATGATTACCACCCGTTATCGCACGGCTCATTCCACCGAAGCATCGGGAACAACCTGCGTGGGTTGCCATTCCAGATTTAATACTCTGGGTTATGCCTTTGAAGGCTTCGACAGCTTCGGCCGTTCCCGTACTTCCGAGACAATCTATAAGAACAATCAGGCCATTGGATCACTTCCGGTGGACACCTCCTATTCGACCAAAGAAATCACCGGAAAATCAGTTTCCGGATCCGGCGCCCGTCAGATGTCAGAACAACTGGGCGTCAGTGATCGCGCGATGATGTGCTTTACAAAACATCTGAAGCGGTTTGAGGCTCGCGTGCCGGCGGATGCCAACGCGAACTGCCAGATGAATCGCAGTTTAACAACATTGTACGGGAAAGACGGGACTCAGGGCTCTATCAAGGGCGCTATCAAAAGCCTGGTTCTTTCACCTGAATTCAGACGCTGGAAATACTAA
- a CDS encoding DUF1552 domain-containing protein — MSMYYCKKTRRQFLVGSGKTLLALPLLPSLMPVEAFAQAATPPKRMMMFWFDHGNVNVLWPAKSAATTAVGSSGMKEVLLRNLGTASTISPVLNNPLYETLKNNDQMTIVRGLDASVRWGSAHGNFVVASAQDRNSEGGFPSIESVLEASKTLYPDSTPAYVRKSIRVSLMGAGPLFYQKVGSNVQVIPHYEDWTIRNFYNEVFGSLTAGTTAPADNTNELKSNILNRVFGAYTGFKNSRKISAEDKARLEQHMGYISDLQKSLVQVAPTPTCSKPADPGSVSDPALCNRIYMDLLAVAFKCGLTKVGVMALEAQDPQWIPGLSGLGTNVHDAMHGSRGSAIQRTAFEVWWKYFANMIADRFLAPLNVEEGVTGRTYLENMVTGMLCAGGMGDLGDDNGHQGYDSQQVLIGNMGGALRSGRYMTMPSAGLPYNCFLITLLQLMGVPPSEYAFATPNGQGFGYYGEFPANHVLKGRFYQPISEILT; from the coding sequence ATGTCGATGTACTATTGCAAGAAAACCCGTCGTCAGTTTTTGGTCGGATCCGGAAAAACACTTCTGGCCCTGCCACTGTTGCCAAGTCTGATGCCGGTGGAAGCTTTCGCACAAGCTGCGACTCCGCCGAAGCGTATGATGATGTTCTGGTTTGACCACGGTAATGTGAACGTCCTTTGGCCCGCAAAAAGTGCGGCAACGACCGCGGTGGGTTCCAGTGGAATGAAAGAAGTGCTGCTGCGAAATCTGGGTACGGCCAGCACCATCAGTCCGGTGCTGAACAACCCGTTGTATGAAACTTTGAAAAACAACGACCAGATGACGATTGTTCGCGGTCTGGATGCTTCAGTTCGCTGGGGTTCGGCTCACGGGAATTTTGTGGTGGCCTCTGCGCAGGATCGAAATTCAGAAGGGGGATTCCCTTCGATTGAATCTGTTTTGGAAGCTTCAAAAACTCTTTATCCGGATTCAACACCGGCCTATGTTCGTAAATCCATCCGGGTCAGTCTGATGGGGGCTGGGCCCTTGTTCTATCAGAAGGTCGGCAGCAATGTGCAGGTCATCCCGCACTATGAAGACTGGACGATCCGCAACTTCTATAACGAAGTGTTTGGCAGTTTGACCGCGGGAACGACGGCTCCGGCGGATAACACGAATGAATTGAAATCCAATATTTTGAATCGGGTTTTCGGGGCTTACACGGGTTTTAAAAACAGCCGCAAGATTTCAGCCGAAGACAAAGCTCGTCTTGAGCAACACATGGGCTATATCTCGGATTTGCAGAAATCCCTGGTGCAGGTGGCGCCGACCCCAACATGTTCGAAACCGGCTGATCCGGGTTCGGTTTCCGATCCGGCTTTGTGCAATCGAATTTATATGGACCTGTTGGCTGTGGCCTTTAAGTGTGGTCTTACCAAAGTGGGCGTCATGGCTTTGGAGGCGCAGGACCCTCAGTGGATTCCGGGTTTAAGCGGACTGGGTACCAACGTGCACGATGCCATGCACGGCAGCCGTGGCAGCGCTATTCAAAGAACCGCGTTTGAGGTTTGGTGGAAATACTTTGCCAATATGATTGCCGACCGCTTTTTGGCGCCGTTGAATGTCGAAGAAGGTGTTACGGGGCGGACTTATTTGGAAAACATGGTGACGGGGATGCTGTGTGCCGGTGGCATGGGCGACCTCGGTGATGACAACGGCCACCAAGGCTATGATTCCCAGCAGGTATTGATTGGAAATATGGGCGGGGCTTTGCGTTCGGGTCGTTATATGACGATGCCGTCTGCGGGTTTGCCATACAACTGTTTCCTGATCACCCTGTTGCAGTTGATGGGTGTGCCGCCGTCTGAATACGCCTTTGCGACGCCAAACGGACAGGGCTTTGGTTATTATGGGGAATTCCCGGCCAATCACGTTTTAAAGGGCAGATTCTATCAGCCGATTTCAGAGATTCTGACTTAA
- a CDS encoding outer membrane beta-barrel protein encodes MFSKVIAAAIVLASVSANAADNEFFFQSKAGQSDVTARLGLLSTSIKADSASDETKYTGLINTGASYEYGINDQFSIEGALAFTSVEDDSTPKNKTTGLQDPTVTLKGTSNMGASTLRYGLGVSLGLQKAKIDGNETSAATGGYSFNPYVGMDTEAAGGVIGGRLNYVIKTERTTDVEGFGDVKTKGGNVMGLSAFYETKVTDITFGGALNYVSFAETENENGTTATDSYNKLGLSAYSVMPMGTFALIPRLDYDFSNSEADKYNVIVLSVAGRFNF; translated from the coding sequence ATGTTTTCTAAAGTAATCGCAGCAGCCATCGTATTGGCTTCCGTATCTGCAAATGCAGCAGACAATGAATTCTTCTTCCAATCCAAAGCGGGTCAGTCTGATGTGACGGCACGTTTGGGCCTTCTTTCCACGTCCATCAAAGCAGACAGTGCTTCTGATGAGACCAAATACACTGGTCTTATCAACACTGGTGCTTCTTACGAATACGGTATCAACGATCAGTTCTCTATCGAAGGCGCTTTGGCGTTCACTTCCGTAGAAGACGATTCCACTCCAAAAAACAAAACAACCGGCCTTCAGGATCCAACAGTAACTTTGAAAGGTACTTCCAACATGGGAGCTTCCACTCTTCGTTACGGTTTGGGTGTGTCTTTGGGTCTTCAAAAAGCAAAAATTGATGGCAACGAAACTTCTGCAGCAACTGGCGGCTACTCTTTCAATCCATATGTAGGTATGGACACTGAAGCAGCTGGCGGCGTTATCGGCGGTCGTTTGAACTATGTGATCAAAACTGAGCGCACGACTGATGTTGAAGGCTTCGGCGACGTTAAAACCAAAGGTGGCAACGTAATGGGTCTGTCTGCATTCTACGAAACAAAAGTTACTGACATCACTTTCGGTGGTGCTTTGAACTACGTAAGCTTCGCAGAAACTGAAAATGAAAATGGCACCACGGCTACTGACTCTTACAACAAATTGGGTCTTTCTGCATACTCTGTAATGCCAATGGGTACTTTCGCGTTGATCCCTCGTTTGGATTACGATTTCTCTAACAGCGAAGCTGACAAGTACAATGTTATCGTTCTGTCTGTAGCAGGTCGTTTCAACTTCTAG
- a CDS encoding J domain-containing protein, with protein MKNLILMLLLPLVLPVVTLAQTADEVRRIMNSQSSHYDILNVSKNASEAEIRTAYRRLMKTYHPDRYQNDPQKLRAATEVMKKLNVSRDTLMDPMARQRYDATVKSAPKTTAKPASTAQPSAKTESVNPKPEQKKWSGPDFEAAAKAAAKANAKTAEPPKQETKSSAQEAPKPASESKVSSRAESSKPATVDTAKDATVRTEQPMNHRTKQAVKFYEDTAKCGAGFYKSFVDMML; from the coding sequence ATGAAGAATCTGATTCTGATGCTGTTGCTGCCTTTGGTTTTGCCGGTTGTGACACTGGCACAGACTGCGGATGAAGTTCGCCGTATCATGAATTCACAAAGCAGCCATTATGACATTTTGAATGTCAGTAAGAACGCTTCAGAGGCCGAGATCCGCACAGCCTATCGTCGCCTGATGAAAACCTATCATCCGGATCGCTATCAAAACGATCCGCAAAAACTGCGCGCCGCAACCGAAGTGATGAAAAAGCTGAACGTGTCCCGCGACACTCTGATGGACCCGATGGCCCGCCAAAGATACGACGCCACGGTGAAGTCCGCACCAAAAACGACCGCCAAGCCGGCATCGACGGCGCAGCCTTCCGCAAAAACAGAATCTGTAAATCCAAAACCGGAACAAAAAAAATGGTCAGGACCGGATTTCGAAGCTGCCGCCAAGGCCGCAGCGAAAGCAAATGCCAAAACTGCCGAGCCACCAAAACAAGAAACAAAATCTTCCGCGCAGGAAGCCCCAAAGCCTGCCTCTGAATCCAAGGTTTCCAGCCGGGCCGAGTCTTCCAAGCCTGCGACAGTCGATACTGCGAAAGACGCCACTGTGCGAACCGAGCAACCGATGAACCACCGAACCAAACAAGCCGTGAAATTCTATGAAGACACCGCCAAGTGCGGCGCAGGTTTCTATAAATCCTTTGTGGATATGATGCTGTAG
- a CDS encoding HNH endonuclease signature motif containing protein — protein sequence MRSRRRRLSLIRFVWLVASLPVKLIFLPLSWLLSSKNRDGYVLRKSTYGRPRYEHRVVAERILGRRLKPWEVVHHINGRRSDNRPSNLCVMPRNDHERYHRWYDRIRANYGRYPKKETQLVKLKERFNGILLGEPVNRKAG from the coding sequence ATGAGATCTCGAAGACGACGCCTTAGTCTCATTCGCTTTGTCTGGCTTGTTGCAAGTCTTCCGGTTAAATTGATCTTTTTGCCGTTATCGTGGCTTCTGTCTTCAAAAAACCGAGATGGTTATGTTCTTAGAAAGTCAACCTATGGAAGACCTCGGTACGAGCATCGCGTGGTCGCCGAAAGAATCCTGGGACGACGATTGAAGCCGTGGGAAGTCGTCCATCACATCAATGGCCGTCGCAGTGACAACCGGCCCTCAAACTTGTGTGTGATGCCGCGAAACGATCATGAACGCTATCACCGCTGGTACGACCGAATCCGCGCAAACTATGGCAGGTACCCAAAAAAAGAAACTCAGCTTGTTAAGCTCAAAGAACGATTCAACGGAATACTGCTGGGTGAACCTGTAAATAGAAAAGCGGGATAA
- a CDS encoding DUF4423 domain-containing protein, translating to MNIFDFKSYKTFLRAYCDSERGALTRLSEAANTQKSYLSACLNGKGQLSLDQAFGVAEYLNMSDYEQDYFYLLIDKEKAVTPALRRRLESKAREMSREAFRLKNQQKDSVIVSEQDSNIGFYYATWLATAIHTLTSVPQFQSIASLEKRLNLNQASVATVIGYLEKMELIKKSGDKYRWNSSNIHLEDSSVWISSHHTNWRARAMDNVQKNDREATHYSSIQSFSEEDFEKLKKKIAYFISDFNKVADPSEPEDAYCFNIDLFRV from the coding sequence ATGAATATATTTGATTTCAAGTCTTATAAGACGTTCTTAAGAGCCTATTGCGACTCCGAAAGGGGTGCGCTGACCCGGCTGTCGGAGGCCGCCAATACCCAAAAGTCATATTTGTCAGCCTGTCTGAATGGAAAAGGGCAGTTGAGCCTGGATCAGGCCTTCGGAGTCGCCGAATATCTGAATATGTCTGACTATGAGCAGGACTATTTCTATCTGTTGATTGATAAGGAAAAGGCTGTCACTCCGGCACTTCGCCGCCGCCTTGAATCCAAAGCCAGGGAAATGAGCCGCGAGGCCTTCAGGCTTAAGAATCAGCAGAAGGACTCTGTGATCGTTTCTGAGCAGGATTCAAACATCGGCTTTTATTATGCTACCTGGCTTGCGACGGCTATCCATACCCTGACGTCGGTGCCGCAGTTTCAAAGTATAGCGAGCCTTGAAAAACGGCTGAATCTAAATCAGGCAAGTGTTGCCACGGTTATCGGCTATCTTGAGAAAATGGAACTTATCAAAAAAAGTGGTGATAAATATCGCTGGAACTCATCGAATATTCATCTGGAAGACAGCAGCGTCTGGATCAGCAGTCATCATACGAACTGGCGTGCGCGCGCCATGGATAATGTTCAAAAGAATGACCGGGAGGCCACTCACTATAGTTCTATTCAGTCCTTCTCTGAAGAGGACTTTGAAAAGTTGAAGAAAAAGATCGCCTACTTCATCAGTGATTTTAATAAGGTCGCTGACCCGTCAGAGCCCGAAGACGCCTATTGCTTTAATATAGATCTTTTCCGGGTTTAG
- the gcvH gene encoding glycine cleavage system protein GcvH, giving the protein MAFHIPEDYYYTKEHEWAQVDENIVTVGITEFAQDQLGEVVYVELPEEGQKITQGQTFGVIESVKAVSDLYAPVSGTVIEVNASLGDDPSVLNDDPVNEGWLVRIEMDTEKELANLMRAPDYKKLISEK; this is encoded by the coding sequence ATGGCATTTCATATCCCTGAAGACTACTACTACACAAAAGAACACGAATGGGCTCAAGTTGACGAGAACATCGTAACCGTAGGTATCACTGAGTTCGCTCAAGACCAATTGGGTGAAGTGGTTTACGTGGAACTTCCAGAAGAAGGTCAAAAAATCACTCAAGGCCAAACTTTCGGTGTTATTGAGTCCGTAAAAGCCGTGAGCGACCTTTACGCTCCTGTTTCCGGCACTGTAATCGAAGTAAACGCGTCCCTGGGCGACGATCCTTCTGTTTTGAACGACGATCCAGTAAATGAAGGCTGGTTGGTTCGTATCGAAATGGATACCGAAAAAGAGCTGGCAAACCTGATGAGAGCTCCAGATTACAAAAAATTGATCAGCGAGAAGTAA
- the gcvT gene encoding glycine cleavage system aminomethyltransferase GcvT, which translates to MKKTPLADTHEKLGARMVDFAGWYMPVQYIGLREEHNNVRTNVGLFDVSHMGEIRVKGPKAVETLEWLTTNDVSKLNDGEAQYSLLPNDQGGLVDDIIVYCLSKDSDYLVCVNASNKDKDFAWMTKHNKGSDMTDESDLWGQIAIQGPKALELCDRVFDIKVSEMKSFTVKSGTFKGHKIMIATTGYTGEKGCEVFVEAAGTADLWMTLLETGKDLGCMGIGLGARDTLRTEMKYSLYGHEIDDTTNPYEAGLGWVIKPAKKDFMNKAQIVGKKEAGLTRNLVGFKMLEKGIPRQGYSLFSFDNKEIGKVTSGTHSPTLDEPIGIAFIDVAYAKEGTEFLLDIRGRKVKAVVCKTPFVTK; encoded by the coding sequence ATGAAAAAGACACCTTTAGCAGACACACATGAAAAGCTGGGCGCCCGCATGGTCGACTTTGCCGGTTGGTATATGCCCGTTCAATACATCGGTCTTCGTGAAGAGCACAACAACGTGCGCACGAACGTAGGCCTGTTCGACGTTTCCCACATGGGCGAAATCCGTGTGAAAGGCCCTAAAGCCGTGGAAACCTTGGAATGGCTGACGACCAATGACGTTTCCAAACTGAACGACGGCGAAGCACAGTATTCTTTGCTGCCGAATGATCAGGGCGGCCTGGTTGACGATATCATCGTTTACTGCCTGTCTAAAGATTCTGACTATCTGGTGTGTGTGAACGCCTCCAACAAAGACAAAGACTTTGCCTGGATGACCAAACACAACAAGGGCTCTGATATGACGGACGAATCCGATCTTTGGGGTCAGATCGCCATTCAAGGCCCGAAAGCTTTGGAGCTGTGCGACCGTGTCTTTGACATCAAAGTCAGTGAAATGAAGTCCTTCACCGTAAAATCCGGCACTTTCAAGGGCCACAAGATCATGATCGCCACCACTGGCTACACCGGCGAAAAAGGCTGTGAAGTCTTTGTCGAGGCGGCGGGCACGGCGGACCTGTGGATGACTTTACTGGAAACAGGCAAAGACCTGGGCTGCATGGGCATCGGTTTGGGCGCTCGTGACACTCTGAGAACCGAAATGAAGTATTCCCTGTACGGTCATGAGATCGATGACACAACGAATCCATACGAAGCGGGCCTTGGCTGGGTTATTAAACCGGCTAAAAAGGACTTCATGAATAAAGCCCAAATCGTGGGCAAAAAAGAAGCCGGCCTAACCAGAAATCTTGTGGGATTTAAGATGCTTGAGAAGGGCATCCCCCGTCAGGGATACAGCCTGTTTTCTTTTGACAACAAAGAAATCGGCAAGGTAACTAGTGGTACACACTCACCGACCCTGGACGAGCCTATCGGTATTGCTTTTATCGATGTGGCTTACGCGAAAGAAGGAACTGAATTCCTTCTGGATATCCGCGGCCGTAAGGTGAAAGCCGTGGTTTGTAAAACCCCGTTTGTAACGAAATAA